Proteins from a single region of Nomascus leucogenys isolate Asia chromosome 2, Asia_NLE_v1, whole genome shotgun sequence:
- the C2H5orf46 gene encoding uncharacterized protein C5orf46 homolog isoform X2 has translation MAVSVLRLTVVLGLLVLILTCYADDKPDKTDDKPDDSGKDPKPDFPKFLSLLGTEIIENAVEFILRSMSRSTGFMEFDDSEGKHSSK, from the exons ATGGCTGTCTCAGTACTTCGCCTGACAGTTGTCCTGGGACTGCTTGTCTTAATCCTGACCTGCTATGCAG ACGACAAACCAGACAAGACAGATGACAAGCCAGACGACTCGGGCAAAGACCCAAAGCCAGACTTCCCCAAATTCCTAAGCCTCCTGGGCACAGAGATCATTGAGAATGCAGTCGAGTTCATCCTCCGCTCCATGTCCAGGAGCAC agGATTTATGGAATTTGATGATAGTGAAGGAAAACATTCATCAAAGTGA